The following proteins are co-located in the Silene latifolia isolate original U9 population chromosome 1, ASM4854445v1, whole genome shotgun sequence genome:
- the LOC141595453 gene encoding protein OCTOPUS-like: MNQITTEEQQLPPPPQPPQPNRNSTSCDRHPDEVFTGFCPSCLCERLVVLDSQCAGSSGTNPGRKSASAALKSLFRHGNGNERGRVSTTSFLPELRRTKSFSGDGGGFLGFHGGVEPQRKSCDVRGRSTLFSLFNQEITGNIVNNNNKYGEGNSGIGNAIEFDCETGDHVTEVDAEPANIDVSTVDEVEEEEEEESEIQVVKDEEIRVENVASDRCIDFKTMKDYIEIDTTEKKSNGGGTGKDLKEKTGSFWSAASVFSKKLKAWTKKNHKSKKGNRNRVELMTVNGKKGNAGRNCRDTQSEIADYGFGRRSCDTDPRFSLDAGRFSVDVVGPGRYSVDAGRMSFDDPRGSFDEPRASWDGYLIGGGRAGLGVSRMVPPLVSLVEDAPVVGVGVLRNDMQIPVDEPRRSSVSTIGGGDECVGGGVPGGAAQTKDYYSDSSSKRRKSLDRSSSIRKTAAAVVAEMDNVKVVQPMTQPLPLPSCVDYLNGGGGGGGGGGIRDNYSESFDLGLGYRENGNGGGGGGDRKGCKKARKWRAWNIWSLLYRRSGTSKDEDDDKYSRSNGVGRSLSESWSYGYGGGRSVGRSNSSVSWRNSYNIGSSSIRQGGSIEVNGRKKRDEFVLERNRSARYSPKHGGGGGGDNNNGMLRFYLTPMRGSRRGGSGKPKPAYSHSFARNMLRLY; encoded by the coding sequence ATGAATCAAATAACAACGGAAGAGCAACAATTACCGCCTCCGCCGCAACCACCGCAACCAAATCGTAATTCAACGAGTTGTGACCGTCACCCGGATGAAGTTTTTACTGGGTTTTGTCCCTCTTGTTTGTGTGAACGTCTTGTTGTGTTGGATAGTCAGTGTGCCGGGTCAAGTGGGACGAATCCGGGTCGGAAATCGGCTTCGGCTGCTTTGAAGTCGTTGTTTCGACATGGAAACGGGAATGAAAGGGGTAGGGTTAGTACGACGTCGTTTTTGCCAGAGTTACGCCGGACTAAATCCTTTTCCGGCGACGGCGGTGGTTTTTTAGGGTTTCATGGTGGTGTTGAACCGCAACGAAAATCGTGTGATGTTCGTGGACGAAGCACGCTTTTCTCGTTGTTTAATCAAGAAATTACTGGGAAtattgttaataataataataaatatggtGAAGGGAATTCTGGAATTGGAAATGCAATTGAATTCGATTGCGAAACCGGAGATCACGTGACTGAGGTTGATGCTGAACCGGCTAATATTGATGTTTCAACCGTTGATGaggttgaagaagaagaagaagaagaaagcgaGATACAAGTGGTAAAAGACGAGGAAATTAGGGTTGAAAATGTGGCAAGTGACCGATGTATCGACTTCAAAACGATGAAAGATTACATCGAAATCGATACAACCGAAAAAAAGAGCAATGGTGGTGGTACAGGAAAAGATCTGAAGGAAAAAACTGGAAGTTTTTGGTCAGCTGCCTCTGTTTTCAGTAAGAAATTAAAAGCATGGACGAAGAAGAATCATAAAAGCAAGAAAGGAAATCGAAATCGGGTTGAATTGATGACTGTGAACGGTAAAAAAGGCAATGCAGGTAGAAATTGTCGGGATACGCAGTCGGAAATTGCTGATTACGGGTTTGGAAGGCGGTCATGTGATACGGATCCTAGGTTTTCTCTTGATGCTGGTAGGTTTTCTGTTGATGTTGTGGGTCCCGGTAGGTATTCTGTTGATGCAGGTAGAATGTCGTTTGACGATCCTAGAGGTTCGTTTGACGAACCTAGAGCTTCTTGGGATGGGTATTTGATTGGTGGTGGTAGGGCCGGGTTAGGGGTTTCGAGAATGGTTCCGCCTTTGGTGTCTTTGGTTGAGGATGCTCCTGTTGTTGGGGTTGGGGTTTTGAGGAATGATATGCAGATTCCGGTTGACGAGCCTAGGAGGAGCTCCGTGTCGACGATTGGTGGCGGAGATGagtgtgttggtggtggtgttccTGGTGGAGCTGCACAGACTAAGGATTATTACTCGGATTCCTCGTCTAAAAGGAGGAAGAGTCTAGATAGATCTAGCTCAATTAGGAAGACCGCGGCTGCTGTTGTGGCGGAAATggataatgttaaagtagtacaACCAATGACACAGCCATTACCATTACCTAGTTGTGTAGATTACTtgaatggtggtggtggtggtgggggtggTGGCGGGATTAGGGATAATTATTCGGAGAGTTTTGATTTGGGATTGGGTTATAGAGAGAATggtaatggtggtggtggtggtggggataGAAAAGGGTGTAAGAAAGCGAGGAAATGGAGGGCATGGAATATATGGAGTTTGTTGTATCGGCGTAGTGGGACGTCaaaggatgaggatgatgataaGTATAGTAGATCAAATGGAGTAGGGAGATCATTGTCGGAATCTTGGAGTTATGGTTATGGTGGTGGTCGGAGTGTGGGTCGAAGTAATAGTAGTGTGAGTTGGAGGAACTCGTATAATATTGGTAGTAGTAGTATTAGACAAGGTGGTAGTATTGAAGTGAATGGTAGAAAGAAAAGAGATGAGTTTGTATTGGAGAGAAATCGAAGTGCAAGATACTCTCCGAaacatggtggtggtggtggtggtgataatAATAATGGAATGCTGCGATTCTACTTGACGCCTATGAGAGGTAGTCGTAGAGGCGGTTCAGGGAAACCTAAGCCTGCTTACTCTCATTCCTTTGCTAGGAATATGCTTAGATTGTATTGA
- the LOC141595422 gene encoding uncharacterized protein LOC141595422, whose product MTQLPPNLSPRKLLKLLKSQPNIKLALSLFDSATNLPNYTHNENVYHHILRRLSDPNLVKQVHRIVNLIQTQKCICSEDVALTVLKAYTKNYMVEQALDVFKRMPVIFGCEPGIRSYNSMFNCYVQVNQWEKAESFLKYFQTLGVMPDLETYNILIKVSCRKGQFTKARKVLDCMWNEGLCPDVYSYGTLISGYVKCGKLGDAYKVFVEMSERGVAPDVVCYNVLIDGYFKLGDVEKGKEVFDMLVRDPAVYPNVVTYNVMINGLLKCGNVSESLEFWRRMNLNDQKLDVFTYSSLINGLCKAGNVCEGSKVYASMMENGILPDAVTCNVMLDGYCKAGMIDDAYKLWQFMRKEDRCNTVSFNIFIRGLFESKKVNEAVSIWDSLSESSCNADSTTFGVLMHGLCRFGHLNKALAIFRTAVDGGKVDNYVYSSLVNGLCKNGLLDDAVSILDTVSNVENSLNSYVFNAVISGYVGASKIEKATGTFRSMVDKGCLPTLVTYNTLINGLCKAEKFEVAYVYIKEMLEKGLKPDVITYSLLIDGLCRSGKMKKALQLWCHVLENGLKPDVIMHNIIIHGLCSACRVDEAMKLFSNMRHIGCLPNLVTHNTLMEGLFKVGAFETAEAIWGCILKRGFHPDIISYNIVLHALCSRNKIADSMGFLHNAISRGVIPSVATWNILVRAVTCNGIPVF is encoded by the coding sequence ATGACACAACTTCCTCCAAATCTTTCACCCAGAAAGCTTCTCAAGCTTCTCAAATCACAACCCAACATAAAACTCGCACTTTCGCTCTTCGATTCCGCAACCAATCTTCCCAATTACACCCACAATGAGAACGTTTACCACCACATTCTTCGCCGTCTTTCCGATCCTAATCTTGTCAAGCAAGTTCATCGTATCGTAAATTTGATACAAACCCAGAAATGTATCTGTTCAGAAGATGTTGCATTGACTGTACTCAAGGCTTATACTAAGAATTATATGGTTGAGCAAGCTTTAGATGTTTTTAAGCGAATGCCGGTCATTTTCGGGTGTGAACCCGGTATACGGTCTTATAATTCTATGTTTAATTGTTATGTGCAGGTGAATCAGTGGGAAAAGGCTGAATCTTTTTTAAAGTATTTTCAGACATTGGGTGTTATGCCTGATTTGGAGACTTATAATATATTGATTAAGGTTTCGTGTCGTAAAGGGCAGTTTACGAAGGCGAGGAAGGTGTTGGATTGTATGTGGAATGAAGGGTTGTGTCCTGATGTTTATAGTTATGGTACTTTGATTAGTGGGTATGTGAAATGTGGGAAATTGGGGGATGCATATAAGGTGTTTGTTGAAATGTCTGAGAGAGGTGTTGCGCCTGATGTCGTTTGTTATAATGTTTTGATTGATGGGTATTTTAAATTAGGAGATGTTGAGAAGGGTAAAGAGGTTTTTGATATGTTGGTGAGGGATCCGGCTGTTTATCCTAATGTGGTTACTTATAATGTTATGATTAATGGGTTGCTTAAATGCGGGAATGTTAGCGAAAGTTTGGAGTTTTGGCGGCGCATGAACTTGAATGATCAAAAGTTGGATGTGTTTACTTATAGTAGTTTGATTAATGGATTGTGTAAAGCTGGGAATGTTTGTGAGGGTTCAAAGGTTTATGCATCGATGATGGAGAATGGTATTTTACCAGATGCTGTTACGTGTAATGTAATGCTTGATGGATATTGCAAAGCGGGGATGATTGATGATGCTTACAAGTTATGGCAGTTTATGAGGAAAGAGGACCGCTGTAATACTGTTAGTTTCAATATATTTATCAGGGGTTTGTTTGAAAGCAAAAAGGTGAATGAAGCAGTGTCCATTTGGGATTCACTGTCTGAGAGCAGCTGTAATGCtgattccactacttttgggGTGCTGATGCACGGATTGTGTAGATTTGGACACCTGAACAAAGCATTAGCGATCTTCAGAACTGCAGTGGATGGAGGTAAAGTAGATAATTACGTATATTCTTCATTAGTTAATGGATTATGTAAGAATGGACTGCTGGATGATGCTGTTAGTATCCTAGATACAGTGAGTAATGTCGAAAATAGTTTAAATTCATATGTTTTCAATGCCGTAATAAGTGGGTATGTAGGAGCATCTAAAATTGAGAAGGCCACTGGAACTTTTAGATCAATGGTCGATAAGGGTTGTCTGCCTACTCTTGTAACGTATAACACCCTGATAAATGGTTTATGCAAAGCAGAAAAATTTGAAGTTGCTTATGTATATATAAAGGAAATGCTAGAAAAAGGTCTTAAGCCAGATGTAATTACATACAGCTTGTTGATAGACGGCCTTTGTCGAAGCGGAAAGATGAAAAAGGCACTTCAGTTGTGGTGCCATGTTCTTGAAAATGGTCTCAAGCCTGATGTTATCATGCATAATATCATAATTCACGGACTTTGCTCTGCCTGTAGAGTTGACGAAGCAATGAAGTTATTCTCAAATATGAGGCATATAGGTTGCCTGCCAAATCTTGTAACTCACAATACACTTATGGAAGGGCTTTTTAAAGTTGGAGCGTTTGAAACGGCAGAAGCCATCTGGGGCTGCATTTTGAAAAGGGGGTTCCATCCTGATATTATCTCATATAACATAGTGTTGCATGCATTATGTTCTCGGAATAAAATTGCAGATTCCATGGGTTTTTTACATAATGCCAT
- the LOC141595459 gene encoding protein DEFECTIVE IN EXINE FORMATION 1, with the protein MTFSAIKKNLLIFALIFLIINRSDVVTQQDSSTNKFRNRTATDDEAAYPNLDENDLLNTQCPQNLELRWQTEVSSSIYASPLIADINSDGKLEVVVPSFVHYLEVLEGSDGDKMPGWPAYHQSNVHSSPLLFDIDKDGVREIALATYNGEVLFFRASGYMMQDKLVVPRRRVLKNWHVGLKPDPVDRSHPDVHDEELVREAAETDLVSHLKDANMGSNLPVNQSHQEQPMTANSSVSDTQSKNDSQGEANLQMPKSVNLSVDSGSSLHVENISTSLNEGKMNDSQVEATANVTANNSTSTRSEGTVNLGDEKSNASVTTGLDSVTTAENGTKPGRRLLEDTGAKGVDGNGSTHTATVENNDALEAEADSSFELFRDSEELADEYSYDYDDYVDENMWGDEDWIESEHEKVEDYVDIDAHILGTPVIADIDNDGVSEMVVAVSYFFDRDYYDKPEHGKELGDIDIGKYVAGGVVVFNLDTKQVKWTAPLDLSTDSATYRAYIYSTPTVADLDNDGNLDILVGTSFGLFYVLDHHGKVREKFPLEMAEIQGAVVAADINDDGKIELVTADVHGNIAAWTAQGKEIWETHVKSRVPQGPTVGDVDGDGHTDIVVPTLSGNIYVLSGRDGKIVRPYPYRTHGRVMNQVLLVDLNKRGEKKKGLTIVTTSFDGYLYLIDGPTSCADVVDIGETSYSMALADNVDGGDDLDLIVTTMNGNVFCFSTPSPHHPLKAWGSTNQGRNNVASRLNRQGIYVLPSHRNFRDEEGKNFWVEFEIVDSYRRPSGTQAPYNVTITLLVPGNYQGERSIKQTQIYDKPGKYRVKLPTVAVRTTGTVLIEMLDTNGLYFSDEFSLTFHMYYYKLLKWLVVLPMLGMFGILVILQPQEGMPLPSFSRNTDL; encoded by the exons ATGACATTTTCGGCGATTAAGAAGAACTTATTGATCTTCGCTCTCATTTTCTTGATTATCAATCGAAGCGATGTCGTTACGCAGCAGGATTCGAGTACTAACAAGTTTCGAAATCGAACTGCTACGGATGATGAAGCTGCATACCCTAATTT GGATGAGAATGATTTGTTGAATACGCAATGTCCTCAGAATTTGGAGCTGCGATGGCAAACTGAAGTCAGCTCTAGTATTTATGCATCACCTTTGATTGCGGATATTAACAG TGATGGGAAACTAGAAGTTGTTGTTCCTTCGTTTGTTCATTACCTGGAAGTACTAGAAGGGTCAGATGGAGATAAAATGCCAG GGTGGCCTGCTTATCACCAATCAAATGTTCATTCTAGCCCTCTTCTATTTGATATTGACAAAGACGGCGTTAGAGAGATAGCCTTGGCTACATATAATGGTGAAGTTCTCTTTTTTAG AGCTTCAGGCTATATGATGCAAGATAAACTGGTTGTACCTCGAAGGAGAGTTCTTAAAAATTGGCATGTTGGATTAAAACCAGATCCGGTTGATCGCTCTCATCCTGATGTTCATGATGAGGAGCTCGTGCGGGAAGCTGCTGAAACGGACTTGGTGTCTC ATCTAAAAGATGCCAATATGGGGTCAAATTTACCTGTGAATCAGTCACATCAAGAGCAGCCCATGACGGCAAACTCATCTGTTTCTGACACACAGAGTAAAAATGATAGTCAGGGAGAAGCCAATCTGCAAATGCCTAAGAGTGTGAATTTATCTGTAGATTCTGGATCAAGTCTGCATGTTGAGAATATATCAACTTCATTGAATGAGGGAAAAATGAATGATAGCCAAGTAGAAGCAACTGCAAATGTAACAGCTAATAATTCTACAAGTACTAGGTCAGAGGGCACTGTTAATTTGGGGGATGAAAAAAGTAATGCTTCTGTAACTACTGGGTTAGATAGTGTCACAACTGCCGAGAACGGAACAAAACCCGGAAGACGGCTACTGGAAGATACTGGCGCAAAAGGAGTAGATGGTAATGGAAGTACTCATACTGCAACTGTGGAGAATAATGATGCTCTTGAAGCAGAAGCAGACTCTTCTTTCGAGTTATTTCGTGATAGTGAAGAACTGGCAGATGAATATAGCTACGACTATGATGATTATGTGGACGAGAACATGTGGGGAGATGAAGATTGGATTGAATCTGAACATGAGAAAGTGGAAGACTACGTTGATATTGATGCTCATATTTTGGGGACTCCT GTCATTGCTGACATCGATAATGATGGGGTATCAGAGATGGTGGTTGCTGTGTCTTatttctttgatcgcga TTACTACGACAAACCAGAGCATGGAAAAGAGTTGGGTGATATTGATATTGGAAAATACGTTGCCGGTGGGGTTGTTGTCTTCAATCTTGATACAAAGCAAGTTAAGTGGACTGCTCCCCTGGATTTGAGCACAGATTCCGCAACATACCGTGCTTACATATACTCTACACCAACTGTGGCTGATTTGGATAATGATGGGAATCTAGACATTCTTGTCGGGACTTCATTCGGCTTGTTTTATGTCCTTGATCATCATG GTAAGGTGAGAGAGAAGTTTCCTCTTGAAATGGCTGAAATTCAAGGAGCCGTGGTGGCAGCAGATATCAATGATGATGGTAAAATTGAACTAGTGACTGCTGATGTACACGGAAATATTGCAGCCTGGACTGCTCAGGGGAAGGAGATATGGGAAACACACGTCAAAAGTCGTGTTCCTCAG GGCCCCACTGTTGGTGATGTTGATGGGGATGGCCATACAGATATTGTGGTTCCAACTTTGTCTGGAAATATATATGTTCTCAGCGGAAGGGATGGCAAAATTGTTCGCCCGTACCCTTATAGAACTCATGGAAGAGTGATGAATCAAGTTCTGCTTGTTGATTTGAACAAAAGGGGGGAGAAAAAGAAGGGACTAACCATTGTCACAACATCTTTTGATGGTTATTTGTATCTTATAGATGGACCGACATCTTGTGCtgatgttgtggatattggagaAACATC ATACAGTATGGCGTTAGCAGACAATGTCGACGGTGGTGATGATCTTGATCTTATTGTAACGACTATGAATGGAAATGTGTTTTGCTTTTCAACTCCATCTCCTCATCATCCACTCAAG GCATGGGGATCAACCAATCAAGGAAGAAACAATGTTGCCAGCCGGTTAAACCGGCAGGGAATTTATGTCTTGCCTTCTCATCGGAACTTCCGTGATGAAGAAGGGAAAAACTTTTGGGTTGAATTCGAGATAGTAGATTCATATAGACGTCCTTCAGGAACACAAGCGCCGTACAATGTCACG ATAACCTTGTTGGTTCCCGGTAATTATCAAGGCGAGCGAAGTATCAAACAAACTCAGATCTACGATAAACCAGGTAAGTATCGTGTGAAGCTCCCAACAGTTGCGGTGAGGACCACTGGCACAGTGTTGATCGAAATGTTGGACACTAATGGTCTCTATTTCTCCGATGAATTCTCATTGACATTCCACATGTATTACTACAAGCTACTAAAGTGGCTTGTAGTACTCCCTATGCTTGGGATGTTTGGCATCCTTGTAATCCTTCAACCTCAAGAAGGCATGCCGTTGCCTTCCTTTTCGAGGAATACTGACTTGTAG